The following are from one region of the Erwinia billingiae Eb661 genome:
- a CDS encoding ABC transporter substrate-binding protein, translating into MKSLFASVLASAIFLALPAAHAAESDLAALEKAAKAEGQVNSVGMPDSWANWKGTWADISSKYGIKHSDTDMSSAQELAKFAAEKSNATADIGDVGAAFGPVAVQKGLAQPYKPSTWDQVPAWAKDKEGNWALAYTGTIAFIVNKDQVKDIPHSWADLKKGKYVVTIGDVGVAAQAANGVLAAAYAMGGSEKDLKPALSFFSDLAKEGRLGVTDPVIANIEKGEIQVAVVWDFNGLNYRDQIDKSKFEVVIPSDGSITSGYTTIINKYAKHPNAAKLTREYIFSDAGQINLARGYARPIRAEHLTLPADVQAKLLPNAEYKNAHPIADPEAWDKASKMLPRLWQENVIVNMKQ; encoded by the coding sequence ATGAAATCTTTGTTCGCATCTGTGTTAGCCAGCGCCATCTTCCTTGCCCTTCCGGCCGCCCACGCCGCCGAATCCGACCTTGCTGCACTGGAGAAAGCCGCGAAAGCGGAAGGTCAGGTCAACAGTGTCGGTATGCCTGACAGCTGGGCTAACTGGAAAGGCACCTGGGCCGATATCAGCAGCAAATACGGTATCAAGCACAGCGATACCGACATGTCCTCTGCTCAGGAACTGGCGAAATTTGCCGCTGAAAAGAGCAATGCCACCGCCGATATCGGTGACGTCGGCGCCGCGTTCGGCCCGGTTGCCGTGCAGAAAGGCCTGGCGCAACCCTACAAACCCAGCACCTGGGATCAGGTTCCTGCCTGGGCAAAAGACAAAGAGGGTAACTGGGCGCTGGCCTATACCGGCACCATCGCCTTTATCGTCAACAAAGATCAGGTTAAAGACATCCCGCACAGCTGGGCTGACCTGAAAAAAGGCAAATACGTTGTGACCATTGGTGACGTTGGCGTGGCGGCGCAGGCAGCGAACGGCGTGCTGGCAGCTGCCTATGCAATGGGCGGTAGCGAGAAAGATCTGAAGCCGGCGTTGAGCTTCTTCAGTGACCTGGCGAAAGAAGGCCGTCTGGGCGTAACCGATCCGGTGATTGCCAACATTGAGAAGGGTGAAATCCAGGTTGCCGTGGTCTGGGACTTTAATGGCCTGAACTACCGCGATCAGATTGATAAGAGCAAGTTCGAAGTGGTTATCCCGTCTGACGGCTCAATCACTTCTGGCTACACCACCATCATCAACAAATACGCCAAGCACCCGAACGCCGCCAAACTGACGCGCGAATATATCTTCTCCGATGCCGGTCAGATCAACCTGGCGCGTGGCTATGCCCGTCCAATCCGTGCAGAGCATCTGACGCTGCCAGCGGACGTGCAGGCGAAATTGCTGCCTAACGCGGAATACAAAAATGCGCACCCGATTGCCGATCCTGAAGCCTGGGATAAAGCATCAAAAATGCTGCCGCGTCTGTGGCAGGAAAACGTCATTGTTAACATGAAGCAATAA
- a CDS encoding alkaline phosphatase family protein, which translates to MKTILVVLDGLSYEVAQHAMGYLFAECAQGNGQFYQMTCELPSLSRPLYECILTGVPPVKSGIIHNGVSRLSKERSIFHYARDAGLTTAAAAYHWVSELYNRSPWQAARDRHTEEASLPIQYGHFYSDDGYPDSHLFEDAESLRLRFNPDFLLIHPMNIDDAGHKFGLSTPQYRNRARMADGYLSHWMPGWLEEGYQVVVTADHGMNDDRSHGGILPEETQVPLFVFGSAFSLQKDAAPLQTELCGTLCDILGIDHDKPVCPELLNTQENA; encoded by the coding sequence ATGAAAACGATTCTGGTAGTGCTGGACGGCCTGAGTTATGAAGTGGCGCAACATGCCATGGGGTATCTGTTTGCGGAATGCGCGCAGGGGAACGGGCAGTTCTACCAGATGACCTGCGAGCTTCCGTCGCTTTCCCGTCCTTTGTACGAATGCATCCTCACCGGCGTGCCGCCGGTGAAAAGCGGCATTATTCACAACGGTGTCAGCCGTTTGAGCAAAGAGCGCAGTATTTTCCATTATGCGCGCGATGCCGGGCTGACCACGGCGGCCGCGGCCTATCACTGGGTAAGCGAACTCTACAATCGCTCCCCGTGGCAGGCCGCCCGCGATCGCCACACTGAAGAGGCCTCGTTGCCGATTCAGTACGGCCACTTTTACTCTGACGACGGCTATCCGGACTCGCACCTGTTCGAGGATGCGGAAAGCCTGCGCCTGCGCTTCAACCCTGACTTCCTGCTGATCCACCCGATGAACATCGACGATGCCGGACATAAGTTTGGCCTCTCCACGCCGCAATACCGCAACCGCGCCCGCATGGCCGATGGCTATCTGTCGCACTGGATGCCGGGCTGGCTGGAGGAAGGCTATCAGGTGGTGGTCACCGCCGATCACGGCATGAATGATGACCGCAGCCACGGCGGGATCCTGCCGGAAGAAACGCAGGTGCCGCTGTTTGTTTTCGGCAGCGCCTTCTCGTTACAGAAAGACGCCGCGCCGTTGCAGACCGAACTGTGCGGCACGCTGTGCGACATCCTGGGCATCGATCACGATAAGCCGGTATGCCCGGAGCTGCTGAACACCCAGGAGAACGCATGA
- a CDS encoding ABC transporter permease: MKGKGIALLCLLPFALFYIAFQIAPLVWIAINSFYSEMNEAWGWGNYRDIFTSTFYQQAIRFSLDISIWSSVYGLLIALVGGYSLHQLGSGKLHRFFMSFTNMTSNFAGVPLAFAFVILLGLNGCLTLLMRKYGLLEGFKLYSTDGLIVVYTWFQIPLGLLLLYPAFDGLKKDWEESAALLGASRMRYWLHIGLPILTPALLGTFVILLANALGAYATIYALTTGNFNVIPVRIAALVSGDISLDPNMGSALAMVLVALMSVITVVHQWLVRRSYQNAR, translated from the coding sequence ATGAAAGGCAAAGGAATAGCGCTGCTGTGCCTGCTGCCCTTCGCGCTGTTCTATATCGCTTTTCAGATCGCGCCTTTAGTGTGGATTGCGATTAACAGCTTCTACAGCGAGATGAATGAAGCCTGGGGCTGGGGAAATTACCGCGATATTTTCACCTCGACCTTTTATCAGCAGGCAATCCGCTTCTCGCTGGATATTTCGATCTGGTCGAGCGTGTATGGCTTGCTGATCGCGCTGGTGGGCGGCTATTCCCTGCATCAGTTGGGCAGCGGCAAGCTGCACCGCTTCTTTATGTCGTTTACCAATATGACCAGTAACTTTGCCGGGGTGCCGCTGGCGTTTGCCTTTGTGATCCTGCTGGGTCTGAACGGTTGTCTGACGCTGCTGATGCGCAAATATGGCCTGCTGGAGGGATTCAAACTCTACTCCACCGACGGCCTGATCGTGGTCTACACCTGGTTCCAGATCCCGCTTGGGCTGTTGCTGCTGTATCCCGCCTTTGACGGGCTGAAGAAGGACTGGGAAGAGTCCGCCGCGTTGCTCGGTGCCAGCCGCATGCGTTACTGGCTGCATATCGGATTGCCGATCCTGACGCCGGCGCTGCTCGGCACCTTTGTGATCCTGCTGGCGAATGCTCTCGGCGCTTACGCCACCATTTATGCCCTGACCACCGGAAACTTTAACGTGATCCCGGTGCGCATTGCAGCACTGGTTTCGGGCGATATCTCGCTCGATCCGAATATGGGCAGTGCGCTGGCGATGGTGCTGGTGGCGCTGATGTCGGTGATCACCGTGGTTCATCAGTGGCTGGTGCGTCGCAGCTACCAGAACGCGCGTTAA
- a CDS encoding ABC transporter permease, which translates to MSKMEYVWHRIVVWLVFLILALPLVATLLYALATSWGATILPDGFTFKWMIQLWSDPRFLVALGHSLLICFGALIFSLVLVLPTMFVIAYYFPKLDAVMNILILMPFAVPPVVSSVGLLQLYSEPPLMLTGTPWILIGCYFTIALPFIYRAISNNMQAINMRELIDAANLLGASTWQAALLVVLPNLRKGALIAVLLSFSFLIGEFVFANMLVGTSYETLQVYLYNVRNASGHFSSALVISYFFVVLLVTWLANALNRERG; encoded by the coding sequence ATGTCGAAAATGGAATATGTCTGGCACCGGATCGTTGTCTGGCTGGTGTTTCTGATCCTGGCGTTGCCGCTGGTGGCGACGCTGTTATATGCGCTGGCGACCAGCTGGGGCGCAACCATCCTGCCGGATGGCTTTACCTTCAAATGGATGATCCAGCTGTGGAGCGATCCGCGCTTCCTGGTGGCGCTGGGGCATTCGCTGCTGATCTGCTTCGGCGCGCTGATCTTCTCGCTGGTGCTGGTACTGCCGACGATGTTTGTGATCGCCTACTACTTCCCGAAACTCGATGCGGTGATGAACATTCTGATCCTGATGCCGTTTGCGGTGCCGCCGGTGGTCTCGTCGGTCGGTTTGCTGCAGCTCTATTCCGAACCGCCGCTGATGCTGACCGGCACGCCGTGGATCCTGATCGGCTGTTATTTCACTATCGCGCTGCCGTTTATCTACCGGGCGATTTCCAACAACATGCAGGCGATCAATATGCGCGAGCTGATTGATGCCGCCAATCTGCTGGGTGCCAGCACCTGGCAAGCGGCACTGCTGGTGGTTCTGCCGAACCTGCGTAAGGGCGCGCTGATTGCCGTGCTGCTCTCTTTTTCATTCTTAATCGGCGAATTCGTCTTTGCCAACATGCTGGTCGGCACTAGCTATGAAACGTTGCAGGTCTACCTCTACAACGTGCGCAATGCCAGCGGTCACTTCAGCAGTGCGCTGGTGATCTCCTATTTCTTTGTTGTGCTGCTGGTGACCTGGCTGGCGAATGCCCTGAACCGCGAGAGAGGCTGA
- a CDS encoding ABC transporter ATP-binding protein has translation MSYLHVTQLNKSYGPTTIFQDIDFTASEGEFVTLLGPSGCGKSTLLRCLAGLTSVDSGQILLQGQDIVPLTPQKRSIGMVFQSYALFPNMTVERNVAFGLKMQKCTPADIQRRVGEVLELVELNDYAKRYPHQLSGGQCQRVALARSLVTRPRLLLLDEPLSALDARIRRHLRDQIRRIQKELNLTTLFVTHDQEEALTLSDRIVLMNKGKIVQNGNAESLYTQPVNLFAAGFIGNYNLLSAEQASRLTGETYTSQVALRPESVAFCAPEQGIPAEILSHSLLGNVIRYRVKAREVELFVDVLNRSVADLHAAGHQVGLHLDKLTLREVA, from the coding sequence ATGTCTTATTTACACGTCACGCAACTGAACAAGAGCTACGGACCGACGACAATTTTTCAGGACATTGATTTCACCGCCAGCGAAGGGGAGTTCGTTACGCTGCTGGGCCCAAGCGGCTGCGGTAAATCGACGCTGCTGCGTTGTCTGGCCGGCCTGACCTCGGTCGACAGCGGGCAAATTCTGCTTCAGGGCCAGGACATCGTGCCGCTGACCCCACAAAAGCGCTCGATTGGCATGGTGTTCCAGAGCTATGCGTTGTTCCCGAATATGACCGTCGAACGCAACGTCGCCTTTGGCCTGAAAATGCAGAAATGCACCCCCGCCGATATTCAGCGCCGGGTCGGTGAAGTGCTGGAGCTGGTGGAGCTGAATGACTACGCTAAACGCTATCCGCATCAGCTTTCCGGTGGGCAGTGTCAGCGTGTCGCGCTGGCCCGTTCGTTAGTGACCCGGCCGCGCCTGTTGCTGCTGGATGAACCGCTGTCCGCGCTGGATGCGCGCATTCGTCGCCATCTGCGCGACCAGATCCGCCGCATCCAGAAAGAGCTCAATCTCACCACCCTGTTTGTCACCCACGATCAGGAAGAGGCGCTGACGCTTTCTGACCGCATCGTGCTGATGAACAAAGGCAAAATTGTGCAGAATGGCAACGCCGAATCGCTCTACACCCAGCCGGTAAATCTGTTTGCCGCCGGTTTTATTGGTAACTATAACCTGCTGAGTGCCGAACAGGCTTCGCGCCTGACCGGCGAGACCTACACCAGTCAGGTCGCGTTGCGCCCGGAATCGGTGGCCTTCTGCGCACCGGAGCAGGGGATCCCGGCTGAAATCCTCAGCCACAGCCTGCTGGGTAACGTCATCCGTTACCGCGTAAAAGCGCGTGAGGTTGAGCTTTTTGTCGATGTGCTCAACCGTTCGGTGGCGGATCTGCATGCGGCGGGCCATCAGGTTGGCCTGCATCTGGATAAGCTTACGCTGCGGGAAGTGGCCTGA
- a CDS encoding Na/Pi cotransporter family protein, translated as MLTLLNLLSAVALLIWGTHIVRTGIMRVYGADLRRVLSRSVSKKPMAFVAGIGVTALVQSSNATTLLVTSFVAQELVGLTPALVIILGADVGTALMARILTFDLSWLSPLFIFFGVVFFLGRKQTRAGQLGRASIGLGLILLALQLIVAAATPITQASGVKVLFSSLTGDVMLDALIGAVFAIISYSSLAAVLITATLTATGVISFKVALCLVIGANLGSGLLAMLNNSGSNAAGKRVALGSLIFKFIGSLLVLPFIDLLAEWLQKLPVNDEELVIFFHVFYNLIRCLIMVPFADAMARLCTALIRDEPETDLRLKPRHLDASALDTPALALANASRETLRMGDVLEQMLATFSKVVHGELREEREIRKLDDDVDVLYTAIKLYLAQMPKEDLPEEDSRRWAEIIEMALNLEMAGDILERMSGDVADKSLTARRAFSEEGMKELDALIEQLSGNLRLGLSVFLSQDVASAKRLRRSKHRFRITNRRYSHKHVNRLHQHNVQSIETSSLHLGLLGDMKRLNSLFCAVAYNVLEQPDDDRDDD; from the coding sequence GTGTTAACCCTGCTTAATTTGCTTTCTGCTGTCGCGTTGCTGATCTGGGGAACGCACATTGTCCGTACCGGCATTATGCGTGTCTATGGCGCGGATTTACGCCGCGTGCTCAGCCGCAGCGTGTCAAAAAAACCAATGGCCTTTGTCGCCGGGATTGGCGTGACCGCGCTGGTCCAGAGCAGCAATGCCACCACGTTATTGGTCACGTCGTTTGTGGCACAGGAACTGGTCGGGCTGACGCCTGCGCTGGTGATAATCCTCGGTGCCGACGTCGGCACTGCGCTGATGGCGCGGATCCTGACCTTTGATCTCTCCTGGCTGTCGCCGCTGTTTATCTTCTTTGGCGTGGTCTTTTTCCTCGGACGCAAACAAACGCGCGCCGGGCAGCTTGGCCGCGCCAGTATTGGCCTTGGGCTGATCCTGCTGGCGCTGCAGCTGATTGTGGCCGCGGCGACGCCGATCACCCAGGCCTCTGGCGTTAAGGTGCTGTTCTCCTCGCTGACCGGCGACGTAATGCTGGATGCGCTGATTGGTGCCGTCTTCGCCATTATCAGTTACTCCAGCCTTGCGGCGGTGCTGATCACCGCCACGCTGACGGCGACCGGCGTTATCTCGTTCAAGGTGGCGCTGTGCCTGGTGATTGGTGCCAATCTGGGTAGCGGATTGCTGGCGATGCTCAATAACAGCGGCTCGAATGCCGCTGGAAAACGCGTGGCCCTCGGCAGTCTGATCTTCAAGTTTATCGGTTCGCTGCTGGTGCTGCCGTTTATCGATCTGCTGGCTGAGTGGCTGCAAAAATTGCCGGTGAACGACGAAGAACTGGTGATCTTCTTCCATGTTTTCTACAACCTGATCCGCTGCCTGATTATGGTGCCGTTTGCCGATGCCATGGCCCGGCTGTGTACCGCGTTGATCCGCGATGAGCCGGAAACCGATCTGCGCCTGAAACCGCGTCATCTGGACGCCAGCGCGCTGGATACGCCGGCGCTGGCACTGGCCAATGCCTCGCGCGAGACGCTGCGCATGGGCGATGTGCTGGAGCAGATGCTGGCCACCTTCAGCAAAGTGGTGCATGGCGAACTACGGGAAGAGCGTGAAATCCGCAAGCTGGATGATGATGTGGATGTGCTGTACACCGCGATCAAACTCTATCTGGCGCAGATGCCGAAAGAGGATCTGCCCGAGGAAGATTCGCGCCGCTGGGCTGAAATCATCGAGATGGCGTTAAATCTGGAGATGGCCGGCGACATTCTGGAAAGGATGAGTGGCGATGTGGCTGACAAATCGCTGACCGCGCGCCGCGCCTTCTCCGAAGAGGGGATGAAAGAGCTGGATGCGCTGATAGAACAGCTTTCCGGCAATCTGCGGCTGGGCCTGTCGGTGTTTTTATCGCAGGACGTGGCCAGCGCCAAGCGCCTGCGCCGCTCAAAGCACCGTTTCCGCATTACTAACCGCCGTTACTCCCATAAGCATGTGAATCGCCTGCATCAGCATAACGTGCAGAGCATCGAAACCAGCTCGCTGCATCTGGGATTGTTGGGGGATATGAAGCGGTTGAATTCGCTGTTCTGTGCCGTGGCGTATAACGTGCTTGAACAACCAGATGATGACAGGGACGACGACTGA
- the panS gene encoding ketopantoate/pantoate/pantothenate transporter PanS has product MLAFVTRLFPLWAVLLSVAAYYTPTTFLAIGPWVTYLLMLIMFGMGVTLNIGDFKRVLTRPAPVIAGTFLHYLVMPLAAWGLAKLFHMPPDLSAGMILVGSVASGTASNVMIYLAKGDVALSVTISSVSALVGVFATPLLTKLYVDTHIQVDVIGMLLSIVKIVVVPIGIGLIVHHTMNGLVKRVEPYLPAFSMVCILLIISAVVAGSQGFIGSVGLVVIAAVILHNAIGLLGGYWGGKLFGFDESTCRTLALEVGMQNSGLAATLGKLYFSPLAALPGALFSVWHNLSGSLLAGYWSGKPIKKK; this is encoded by the coding sequence ATGCTCGCCTTTGTTACCCGACTGTTCCCGTTATGGGCAGTCCTGCTCTCTGTTGCCGCCTATTACACCCCGACCACCTTTCTCGCGATTGGTCCGTGGGTGACGTATCTGCTGATGCTGATCATGTTCGGCATGGGCGTGACGCTCAATATCGGTGATTTTAAACGTGTACTGACCCGCCCTGCACCGGTGATTGCCGGGACCTTCCTGCATTATCTGGTGATGCCGCTCGCGGCATGGGGCCTGGCAAAATTGTTCCATATGCCGCCTGACCTGTCGGCCGGGATGATCCTGGTGGGCAGCGTGGCCAGCGGCACGGCATCCAACGTGATGATTTATCTGGCGAAAGGCGATGTGGCCCTTTCCGTTACCATCTCGTCCGTGTCGGCGCTGGTTGGCGTGTTCGCCACGCCACTGCTGACCAAGCTGTATGTCGATACCCATATTCAGGTGGATGTGATCGGCATGCTGCTGAGCATCGTGAAGATTGTGGTGGTGCCGATCGGCATTGGCCTGATTGTTCACCACACCATGAACGGTCTGGTGAAGCGCGTTGAGCCGTACCTGCCGGCCTTCTCGATGGTCTGTATTTTGCTGATTATCAGTGCCGTGGTTGCCGGCAGTCAGGGCTTTATCGGCTCGGTGGGCCTGGTGGTGATTGCTGCGGTGATCCTGCATAACGCTATTGGTTTGTTAGGCGGTTACTGGGGCGGGAAGCTGTTTGGCTTTGATGAATCCACCTGCCGTACGCTGGCGCTGGAAGTGGGTATGCAGAACTCGGGCCTGGCGGCCACGTTAGGCAAGCTGTACTTCTCGCCACTGGCGGCACTGCCGGGCGCGCTGTTCTCGGTCTGGCACAACCTGTCTGGTTCTCTGCTGGCCGGTTACTGGTCCGGCAAGCCGATCAAAAAGAAATAA
- the lysC gene encoding lysine-sensitive aspartokinase 3 encodes MSQSLIVAKFGGTSVADFTAMNRSADVVLADPNTRLVVLSASAGVTNLLVSLAEGQEQEQRAYQLDEIRRIQYAIVDQLSQPEVIRDEVDRVLENITMLSEAASLATSTALTDELVSHGELLSSLLFVEVLRQRNVASQWFDVRKVMRTDDRFGRAEPDVALLAELTQTQLAPKLAEALIVTQGFIGSEAKGRTTTLGRGGSDYTAALLGEALHASRIDIWTDVPGIYTTDPRVVPTAKRIDEITFEEAAEMATFGAKVLHPATLLPAVRSDIPVFVGSSKDPAAGGTRVCNETQNPPLFRALALRRKQTLLTLHSLNMLHSRGFLVEVFTILARHNISVDLITTSEVSIALTLDTTGSTSTGDSLLTQALLTELSSLCRVEVEEDLALVAIIGNKLSQACGVGKEVFGVLEPFNLRLICYGASSYNLCFLVPGSDAEQVVQTLHHNLFE; translated from the coding sequence ATGTCCCAATCCCTGATCGTGGCCAAATTTGGCGGCACCAGCGTTGCCGATTTTACTGCCATGAACCGCAGCGCCGATGTGGTGCTGGCCGATCCCAACACGCGCCTGGTGGTCCTTTCCGCCTCTGCGGGTGTGACTAACCTGCTGGTTTCTCTGGCTGAAGGCCAGGAGCAGGAGCAGCGGGCTTACCAGCTCGATGAGATCCGCCGTATCCAGTACGCCATCGTCGACCAGTTATCGCAGCCTGAAGTGATCCGCGACGAAGTGGACCGCGTGCTGGAAAACATCACCATGCTGTCTGAGGCTGCCTCCCTGGCGACCTCAACTGCGCTGACCGATGAACTGGTCAGCCACGGTGAACTGCTCTCCTCGCTGTTATTCGTTGAAGTGCTGCGCCAGCGTAACGTCGCCTCGCAGTGGTTTGACGTGCGTAAGGTGATGCGCACTGACGATCGCTTTGGCCGTGCCGAGCCCGATGTCGCCCTGCTGGCCGAGCTGACGCAAACGCAACTCGCCCCGAAACTGGCGGAAGCGCTGATCGTGACGCAAGGTTTTATCGGCAGCGAAGCCAAAGGCCGCACCACGACCTTAGGGCGTGGCGGCAGTGATTACACCGCGGCGCTGTTAGGCGAGGCGCTGCATGCCAGCCGCATCGATATCTGGACCGATGTACCGGGGATTTACACCACCGATCCGCGCGTGGTGCCGACCGCCAAACGCATTGATGAGATCACCTTCGAAGAAGCGGCCGAAATGGCCACCTTCGGCGCCAAGGTTCTGCACCCGGCCACCTTGCTGCCTGCAGTCCGCAGCGATATCCCGGTGTTTGTAGGCTCGAGCAAGGATCCTGCTGCCGGCGGCACGCGCGTCTGCAATGAAACCCAGAACCCACCGCTGTTCCGCGCGCTGGCGCTGCGGCGTAAACAGACGTTGCTGACCCTGCATAGCCTGAACATGCTGCACTCACGCGGCTTCCTGGTGGAAGTATTCACCATCCTGGCGCGCCACAATATTTCGGTGGATCTGATCACCACCTCCGAAGTGAGCATCGCGCTGACGCTGGACACCACCGGCTCAACCTCGACCGGGGACAGCCTGTTAACCCAGGCGTTGCTGACCGAACTCTCTTCCCTTTGCCGGGTGGAAGTCGAAGAGGATCTGGCACTGGTGGCGATCATCGGCAACAAACTGTCGCAGGCCTGTGGCGTGGGCAAAGAAGTGTTTGGCGTGCTTGAGCCGTTCAACCTTCGCCTGATCTGTTATGGCGCCAGCAGCTATAACCTGTGCTTCCTGGTGCCCGGCAGCGACGCCGAGCAGGTGGTGCAGACGCTTCATCACAATTTGTTTGAATAG